A window of Formosa sp. Hel1_31_208 contains these coding sequences:
- a CDS encoding DUF4286 family protein, with product MIIYNVTVNIDDSVHNEWLEWMKSEHIPKVLGTGKFEKATLSQVLVEEDMGGQTYSIQYRSYSREALDTYYKEDAEGLRLEGFKKFADKMLAFRTELEIVDEYTVKFK from the coding sequence ATGATCATATATAACGTCACAGTAAATATAGACGACTCCGTTCACAATGAATGGTTAGAATGGATGAAATCCGAACACATCCCAAAGGTATTGGGAACTGGTAAATTTGAAAAAGCAACCTTATCACAGGTGCTGGTAGAAGAAGATATGGGAGGGCAAACATATTCTATTCAGTATCGTTCCTATTCAAGAGAAGCATTAGACACCTATTATAAAGAAGATGCCGAAGGCCTAAGATTAGAGGGATTCAAAAAGTTTGCAGACAAAATGTTAGCATTTAGAACTGAACTTGAAATCGTAGATGAATACACCGTAAAATTCAAATAA